The following are encoded in a window of Pagrus major chromosome 14, Pma_NU_1.0 genomic DNA:
- the tbk1 gene encoding serine/threonine-protein kinase TBK1 — MQSTTNYLWLISDLLGQGATANVYRGRHKKTGDLYAVKVFNNLSFLRPLDVQMREFEVLKKLNHKNIVKLFAVEEESNTRHKVLVMEYCPCGSLYTVLEESSNAYGLPEDEFLIVLHDVVAGMNHLREYGIVHRDIKPGNIMRVIGEDGRSVYKLTDFGAARELEDDEQFVSLYGTEEYLHPDMYERAVLRKDHQKKYGATVDLWSIGVTFYHAATGSLPFRPFEGPRRNKEVMYKIITEKPSGTISGHQKCENGKIEWSTEMPVSCSLSKGLQSLLTPVLANILEADQEKCWGFDQFFAETNDILHRTVVYVFSLQQATLHHVYIHEYNTAALFQELLSRRSSIPLHNQELLYEGRRLVLDPNRQAKTFPKTSRDNPIMLVSRESVATVGLIFEDPSPPKVQPRYDLDLDASYAKTFAGDVGHLWKTSESLLVYQELVRKGVRGLNELMKEDYSEILHKKSEVFHLCNYCTQILEKTEQLFEVLMQANMLSSEYDEISDMHKKVLRISSSLEPIERTTQDIKSKFLSGGLLTDGWTQQVGTHPEDRNVEKIKVLLDAITAIYQQFKKDKAERRLPYNEEQIHKFDKQKLVLHASKARSLFTEECAMKYRLFISKSEEWMRKVHHVRKQLLGLSGQLISIEKEVTMLMERAIKLQEQLPQKVLPLVSSGMKSQAYLSQNTLVEMTLGMKKLKEEMEGVVKELAENNHFLERFGTLTLDGGLRG; from the exons ATGCAGAGCACCACCAACTACCTGTGGCTCATCTCAGACCTGCTGGGTCAGGGAGCCACGGCCAACGTTTACCGCGGCAGACACAAG AAAACTGGGGACCTGTACGCCGTCAAGGTGTTTAACAACCTGAGCTTTCTGAGGCCGCTCGACGTCCAGATGAGAGAGTTCGAGGTTCTGAAGAAACTCAACCACAAGAACATCGTCAAACTGTtcgctgtggaggaggag tcCAACACTCGTCACAAAGTGCTGGTGATGGAGTACTGTCCCTGTGGCAGTCTCTACACGGTGTTGGAGGAGTCGTCCAACGCTTACGGACTTCCCGAGGACGAGTTCCTCATAGTTCTGCACGATGTCG TGGCAGGTATGAACCACCTGAGAGAGTACGGCATTGTTCACCGGGACATCAAACCAGGAAACATCATGCGTGTGATCGGAGAGGACGGACGCTCCGTCTACAAACTGACAGACTTCGGAGCAGCCAGAGAGCTGGAGGACGACGAgcagtttgtgtctttgtacGGCACCGAGGAATACCTG CACCCTGACATGTACGAGCGAGCCGTGCTGAGAAAAGACCACCAGAAGAAATACGGAGCCACGGTGGATCTGTGGAGCATCGGGGTCACGTTTTACCACGCCGCCACCGGCAGCCTCCCGTTCAGACCGTTTGAAGGACCGCGCAGGAACAAAGAAGTCAT GTATAAAATCATCACAGAGAAACCGTCTGGGACGATCTCCGGCCATCAGAAGTGTGAGAACGGGAAGATCGAGTGGAGCACGGAGATGCCGGTGTCCTGCAGTCTGTCCAA GGGCCTTCAGAGCCTCCTGACTCCGGTGCTCGCCAACATCCTGGAGGCTGATCAGGAGAAGTGCTGGGGCTTCGACCAGTTCTTCGCTGAGACCAATGACATCCTGCACCGGACCGTGGTCTACGTGTTCAGTCTGCAGCAGGCCACGCTGCACCACGTCTACATCCACGAGTACAACAC GGCGGCGCTGTTCCAGGAGCTGCTGTCCCGCAGGAGCAGCATCCCGCTGCACAACCAGGAGCTGCTGTACGAGGGCCGCCGCCTCGTCCTCGACCCCAACCGCCAGGCCAAGACCTTCCCCAAAACCTCCAGAGACAATCCCATCATGCTCGTGAGCCGCGAGTCCGTGGCCACCGTGGGGCTGATCTTTGAAGACC CGAGTCCTCCTAAAGTTCAGCCTCGCTACGACCTGGACCTGGACGCCAGCTACGCAAAG ACTTTTGCTGGTGATGTTGGACATTTATGGAAAACGtcagagtctctgctggtttATCAGGAACTGGTGCGGAAAGGAGTTCGAGGTTTGAA TGAGCTGATGAAGGAGGACTacagtgagattctacacaaGAAGTCTGAGGTTTTCCATCTGTGCAACTACTGCACACAGATCCTGGAGAAGACCGAACAGCT GTTCGAGGTGTTGATGCAGGCCAACATGCTGTCGTCAGAATACGACGAGATCTCAGACATGCACAAGAAAGTTCTCAGA ATCTCCAGCTCTTTGGAGCCGATTGAACGAACGACACAAGACATCAAGAGTAAGTTCCTCTCAGGCGGCCTGCTGACCGACGGCTGGACACAACAAGTGGGGACGCACCCCGAGGACAGGAA TGTGGAGAAAATCAAAGTGCTGCTGGACGCCATCACAGCCATCTACCAACAGTTCAAGAAGGACAAAGCAGAGAGAC GTCTGCCGTACAACGAAGAGCAGATCCACAAATTTGACAA ACAGAAGTTGGTGCTTCATGCCAGTAAAGCTCGCTCTCTGTTCACGGAGGAGTGCGCCATGAAGTATCGCCTCTTCATCTCCAAGAGCGAGGAGTGGATGAG gaagGTTCATCATGTGAGGAAGCAGCTGCTCGGTCTGTCTGGTCAGCTGATCAGCATCGAGAAGGAGGTGACGATGCTGATGGAGAGAGCCATCAAG CTGCAGGAACAGCTGCCTCAGAAGGTCCTTCCTCTGGTGTCCAGTGGGATGAAGTCTCAGGCGTACCTGAGTCAGAACACGCTGGTGGAGATGACGCTGGG GATGAAGAAGctgaaggaggagatggagggagtcGTCAAAGAGCTGGCAGAGAACAACCACTTCTTAGAAAG GTTCGGGACTCTGACGCTGGACGGAGGCCTGAGAGGTTAA